The genomic region gtctaccccgcaagggatatagacgtgaccatatgtatgtataattagaTTTCAATTTCGACATAACGTTACATAGCTGCGGTGGTACAAAAGTACACACATGTCAACGGTTCCGTATCCGGCAAGACCAGTCGCCACATAATCGATCAGTTGACCATTGCGACACATAACATCGAAGGTTGAGAATTCAAGCTCTCAATTcttgattaaaaattataacaaaaaaaataacaaaaagtgaCTTATGATTGAGATTTAGATTGCTAACCCATTACATAAAAGAAGTTTCCAAAGTTAAGTTCCTATGAACTGTAATAAACGAAATTGTAATATATACTAATACAGCTTAATAAGGGGAGTCATAGgacaattttagaaaaaaattacacttcGTTTACCAACATATAAAGAAACAGACCatcttcttaataaaattacaaatggcGATGACTTTAGCTCGTATACGCATAACAGTTTTATAATCATTTTACCCTTTTGCTTGCAAGAAAGCATCTTGAGGCTCCTTTTTTAAATCCCTACTCAGTAAATAGGATAATGATTACCCTACCAATAAGTGTGTACAATATGACAATGTATAATTCATcgtgaatttattatttttaagacgcTTTACCTCTATATTACATTGATTGCTTCTCATTTCGGTGATCCACATTTACTAAAATACATCGATTAAAACATGCGGGTGTCGAAATAGGCCCACTAGACCGGTTATTACTTGTTTGATCCATCTGATTAATTACAGTTACAATTACTACACTGTACGTATTCCAACCTTACATTGTATTGACCTATTGAAATAATGGGGAATtaacaatacaatataaatgaGCATCAGtagatatatatacttattaaatagTTAAGCATTAAGCATTAGCAGTCAGTtgtaaatgaatatatttcttaattttgtcattattatacttttgtaagtttattttattgttaaccaTAGATGACGGTCCGTGCTAAGgcctatttttaattattttactgttaAGACTTATATTTCCGATTCTTCGTTTCACGAAATTCACATCGCAACTTCCTTTAGTAGAAACCACTATTTAACTCCGACAGGTTAGCAATCTGgtttgatttttgtttatttacattctcAAGAGATTGAATTGAGAgtgtaagtttataagtaCGTACCTACACTAATTACCTGATTTTCCTAGTCGCCGATActaagaatttattaatattgaaagtAAAAGAAGCACTTTTGACTGATTCATTCTCGTAGCAGAATCGTAGCGCCATCGTAGCACGTTGAAATCTTTTAAAcagttaacaaaattttataaatagtttttttccaataaaaatttcaactttCACATTCCAATAAAAATTTGACCTTTCACAcgtttctgtaaaaaaaaacaatctttgACGCATGCTTATCTAAAACTGTCTCTGAGCATGGGTACATCCCAAAATTAGGACATATACGTTGATAGATAAATGCGAAAAGTATGAACATTATGtactttaaaacattttattttaataagtttcaTATGCTGTCGGTAAAAAATTTTGATGGAATGAATACAAATCAGAGTTAAGTGATGATGGTCTAATCTAATTCAAAGTTCGCGTGTCCGTGGCGTCATATCATTATTATCACATCAGAATTATttcgaaatataaattaagcaGACCTCTAATGAACAGCCTAGATGTCcagatataattatacaaatgTTATGATCATATGCATATGAAACAACACGTCTATACTTAGATCTCGCAGTAAATTTGTTAACTTCAAAACTTAGTTACAAAAGTTTAAAGGCTTAATTGGCGGCGTGCCATTTAGTTCTTATGTAGGGCTGTCAAATTTTTAATgacagtattattttttacaagtcgtttttattatttttaactagaggccgcccgcgacttcgttcgcgtggaatcaatcctgcaggaactccgggataaaaagtagcctatatgatGTTATGTTAAtctgggtctttagctacctacataccaaatttcatcgtaatcggttcagtacctAGTTTCAGCGTGAAAGAGAAACAAACATCCATTCTGACATCCTGACGTACtcataaactttcgcatttataatattagtaagataaTATCGAATCTGTTTCTGCAGAAgtgttacatatatttttttttactttattttaaactagcgacccgccccgtcttcgcacgggtgcaaaattttgttattatacataaaaaccttcctcttgaatcactctacctgttacaaaaaaatcgcatcaaaatccgttgcgtaattttaaagatttaagcattcAGACAAACAGACTGAAATAGCcgctttgttttatactatgtagtgatttctttttgttttctgCAGGAGCGtctcggcggcggcgggctgGGACTCGGCGGCGGCGGCTTCAGGAGCGGCGCCCAGCCGTCCCTCGCTGACTTCCAGCCGCCGTACTTCCCGCCGCCGTTCGCGCCTGCCCCTCATCCAGCTAGTCCGCATCATCAACAACAGGTACTTATTGTACTTTATAGTCTTGTAGCGGGAGCATAGTTTCGAGCTCGATTGccaacaaaagaaataaatataaaggggacaaattacactaagtgatttcaaaatatataaataaataggggaaaaattacacagattgattaagcctcgaagtaaattcgaaacttgtgttacgagatactaactcaacgatattatattttataataaatacttgaaaCATCAGagacccaggctaatcagtaaaagttcttttctcatcatgctctggacgggattcgaacccgggacctctggtgtcacagacagtgcgtactaccgctgcgccacggaggccgttaaaaagtaaaagaaagtATTTTGACTGGAAACCCGTGGCTTACCACATCACTTTTTGGTGCTGGTCGATCATGAAACTTCGCTGCCTTCGTGACATAAAGGAAACAACCTACGGTAGATTAATGGTGACAGTCTGCTTAGTGGAGGCTCCGTATCACCCCCAGTCAGTCCAAAATCTGACTTAAATCTGATTATTTCAGACTAATATTACTTCATGTTCTACCTTGTTTACGCTCTTAATTCTCAGTTACTTTTCTTGATGTTGCTTCTGAACTATTTGACCAGATTCAATCTCCATTCAATTACCTTGGACATTAAGCTCTATTTAACTGTCATTTACAATAACGATATCTCTTCCATCGCTAAGATTTCAGAATTATTTCTAgactatataagtacttacaaaaaaagtttctATCACCAACTTTTCTGCATTCGTTCGCAACCTCAACACTCTTCGTTTTCAGAGCCATGGCATGGACTACGGGGGCGGCGGTGGTGGGGGCGCGGAGTACGCACAACACTACGCGCCCCAGCAGCTGCTCCCGCGCCACCACGGGCACCACGAGCCGCACGCGCATCTGCGGCACCACAGGGACCACCACGACGCTATACATGCTCACCATGTAAGTAATACCATATATGGTGTCCTGTATGACAGGTTCCTTCGGATACCTAGTTCAGGCATCAGTTCTCCACAGCAGACCATTCATGCaacttatgtatattagttatGGTATAGTTAAGACACCAATTGTATTGTTGTGgagcaaaaaataaagttcatttttatttattatttacatactacATTAAATCACGACTCCTGCCTGAAGAGGTAGGCATAGACTCTATCTTTCCACATGCCACGATCAATGAATGCTTCTTTCGCCTCATCAACCTTCATTACTCTTCATGCAACCTCGTCGGTTTAGCTTGACCTGACTTTTGCCAAGACGTCCCCGATTTGACCAAGGTACATTAAACTATTAAGAGATTGTATacctaatagaaaaataacctATACAATTAATGCGCTGGGGTTTCTAACCgatgattatattttgtttatttttcatcaagataataacaaaatgaaacaataatCTGCCCTTATTACTTACAGAATTATACATTATTGTCTTTCTTATTCTATACTTGTTTAAACCATGTTTAAACATTAACAAAAGCTACTTAATATCGATTCATAATCACAAGTCTTCAAACTATTTCCCCTCCGCGCTCCCTCGCGAAAGAATCCCGCCATAGTTGGAACCCTCTGCCAACAAATATgctaataaatacttacctcCTCAGAAATCAGGGCATTGACGAGTTTCGAATAATTTCCACTAATTTTACGTTCATGCTTCATGTTTAGATGAAGGTTGAGATTATTGAACCCAGAGACTGCACGTATTTCATTTtaaggattttgataaatagataaatctaaAGTCAAACTATTAGTACGATTTTCCTGTTAAGAATAAAATGTCTGCTTTTTCTAATTTACAAGGAAAGAAAAGAAGCAAACACACAAAACAAAGAGACATTTTGATAACGAcagttataatataaagtactaagtaggtacaaacggcataatattacctacagaatgaaaatatttttttacttattaattcAACAAGAAAATCCAATCGAATCGATATACCCATTATCCATCTTGccatcttatttaattttatttgaattgtgAAAATACGCTTTCCAAATTCGAATTTTATTCCCTTTAAAACTACCtatatcataaatattttgtggcCAACAATGAGCATTGGAAGCAAGATTCTCTATGGCCCTACTTTAGCAGATTAGCCGTTGGTAATGTTCCGGTCTTCGAAACCCGGGTATGATGCACAATAGCGGGCGATTTTTCGCGGGAAACTAGATGTCATTTAGTGATTGAACTTCAATTTATGGAACGGCATAATGCAATGCCGATGTACAAAGTTAATAGCggtgttatttttgtaaaaattgttcGAGTCTACTTTAGGTAACTAAGTATTCactattatgatttttttttcccagagatatttttcatgtttaattaataaagaaattctATGGTGAAGTGAAGGAGGAGGTGAGGAGGATTGGATATACGCTCTCTATTTATAATAACCACATTACatcatttttcaattttaaacttcAAAAGGTATATATTTGATCGAAGCATTAAAAGTACAAACTAGTTAATGTTTCGatcaaatatatacctactacgtctttttttttcattaggtTTGCACAAAACTCATGACGTAGGTATCTCAAACGTCTGATATTCtggtctgaaaataaaaataaaaagacaaataaTAAGTGCTTGTCCATATATAACAAGCAAACAGCGTatctaataaataagatttaagtgcCTTGTATCCTCAGATCTTAAATGTACTTTTTTGTTCCAGTTATCCCACGGCGGGTTCAGCTACGGCGGCGGCGACCGGCGGGCGGACTACGGTGCGCGGGAGCAACATGAGCTGGCGCTGCACCATGCGTTACATTCCACGGAAGAAGCGCCGGTATGTGTTAAtgtgtgttttattaaaatttcctgCCATTAAAGATCGGCCAACTAATAATTCTTTGGCTATGCGAAGGGTGATAAAAATAGTGAAATCTTGTTAGCGACTTGACTTGACGGTGAAAcaatttacttttacataacatttttttaaacaatatattgaATAATGAGACAGTATGATTAggaaaagagatagagtgagtattttaaaattccgagaaccacacgaaaTGAGCATAGATAGAATAAaccctttattgcacataaattataacaaaactaCTTACCCTTAACCTACATTATATGCATAGAAGCTATAGTTATATAAACcttatcattttaattttaagtaaacatataataaaacgtgaTAAAAATGCCAATTAAgcttataaaatatcaatatcctCTGGAAATATGTGCGACGGTCAATaggaatttaataaacattaccCCGGCACAAGGAATTCATCTTCGATATTTTTGAGAAATACTtcgataaaaatgttttaggaATAGGGGATGCAAGTTAATTAGAGTAGAAAAATATTGCCTAGCGTTATTTAGTATGGACTTAGGAAGAAGGTATAGGCGACGGTTAACATAGAACTATATTTAACTAGTCTATGCGTATTTAGTTAAGTTTTGTCTTTTAcaacctttaaaataaaattttaaatcttataatttatcttttaaatcgTTATTCTTTCATGTTGGAAAAAAAGACATACAATCAAAAACttgtgtattattttgtaaaaaagtaactgtttttatttttaaagaattatataattacattttgaaCGAATTTGAATTGGCAGACATACTTTATTGATTGGAATTCCATATACATTGTCGTTGTCGCTACGATTGCACGTCGAATAAAACAAACCACCACTGCTGCTAAACTCATTTACTCGGAACTTTCTTTGACTTTATATTAGATACAATGCAAGAAACCATATCGCGTTCTAATATTGAACAGAGCCATCTATGTAACCACACATTAACTATAagaattaaactaaaaataattatctaaaatAGATGGACACTTGTATCACATAAATGCTCACCAAAACAACGTCTCAATTTcctacggggtggacagagtccACAGACacattaaatatagaaaaaatagaaattaggATTACTAATTTggacatacataattaatttattgtaattatttcagAACTCAGGCATGGACGACACGAGTGGTTTCATGACGGACCTACCACTATTAAAAAGTGAGTGTACTTACATAATGTATAAAACCTTTATATATATGGTGTCATCTACGGTGTTtgatattgttaaataaaaaaaataaagtttactgATAAAGGTTATTCCAAGTCTCGATCTATTAATCCATTTAAAGACTTGCCTTTAATAGGGATATTGcattacctatttattttaaactattgaGGCAATACATAAATCATAGATGGcacacattttttgtatgacCAAAGTCTTAGAAAATCACCGGTACTTGATCAGCCCAAAGATATTTAAATCGAACGAACatcagataaaataaatacatattattaacttatcaaagatttttattgttacctACTCCAACGATGACCCGCTAAAGATAAAACTGTAATTAGACCTCATACCAAACTTATCGGATAGGTGTATCGATTTTTCTAAgtagattgtaaaaaaatccaTCTCATTCAACGGCCGAATGAATCGATACagatgaaataaaagtatcgATCAATCAATCTATATTTGAATAGCGTTTCGGAAATGAGTCGTTAAGATCCGAGTGCAATTTGAATGTGGTCATTAAGAACTGTAACTACAATCTTTCTGCTTCAATATTATAGGTATTCtgtttaataatacttattataatataatttctatGCTCTATTACTTGTTCAAAACTTTTTGCCATTCGTGTTTAAACTGTGCCGTTACcatttttcaaataagtaaaaaactCGGACAGAAATACTTGTACTTATTCCTATGGTaatattccaatttcaaaagtatagaACATTTTTTGTGTAATTGGCCACTAATACGACAAcgcatttcttttttattatttgaaaaggCATGGTGTTAAATAGCCAGTATGGTGCAAAGCTAATGACACACTAATGTTTATTGTATTAGGGTTGCCATATAGAATTATTACAATGAGAATAGCGATCACGCTGAGTGCATGTTTGGGGCGTGGCAGTGATTGTTAGAAGTGCTATTGTTAGTATTCCATGTCGGGAATTTGGTAATCACCCGTATTTTTTACACATGTGCACGCACatacttttgttatatttgaaacgtattttttataacattaaatcTAGCTCGTCTTAGTCAAATCTTgtttaattaagttaattatatCAAACAACAatgttagtgccgtgtggttcccggcaccaatgaaaaaagaataggaccactccatctctttcccatggatgtcgtaaaaggcgactaagggataggcttacaaaattgggattctttttttttaggcgatgggctagcaacctgtcactatttgaatctcaattctatcataaagccaaatagctgaacgtggccattcagtcttttcaagactgttggctctgtctaccccgcaagggatatagatgtgacaatatgtatgtatgtatatatgtaacaatgTTGTCAATATAAATTCAGCAGTCtgacaataaaaatgtgaaaagcaAACATAAGAGTTAGGACTGATTCTGCGATATAATCATATATACGTCGCCAATATACAGACTTAACTTACAGACAAAGAAACTACTGAGAGTAGGAACGAAGTTGAACATCTTCGAATAAGATAAGTGACAGAAAAAGTGATGCCAACCTATCTGTGAATACCCGTGAGTTAACGCTATAGaacatacaatatttttgtaatcgCGCGAACGGAGCTGCCATAATCTAGTTATTATTACATTAGTAAGTAGATTATGGGACACACTTGCGACTTACTTAACAAAAGTTCTTTTTATAAGCTGCCACGTAATAAATCTTATCCCTTGCAGCAATGAAAGGACGAGACGGTCTAGGTGGCAGCGGCTCCTGCGCACCGAACGACGTGTTCTGCTCCGTGCCTGGAAGACTGTCGCTGCTTTCCTCAACGAGCAAATACAAGGTCACAGTCGCAGAAGTTCAGAGAAGATTGTCACCCCCGGAATGTTTGAACGCCTCGTTATTAGGCGGCGTTTTAAGAAGGTGAGGTCTTGGTGAGGTAGTCTTCTTCTTCGACGCCCTGGCGTAAGTCCCGGTGCATCCTTACCTCTCTTAAGTAGAGCCCAGGTTggtcctggattgggtaagtccggtttttacacgaaacgactcccattGGACCttcacaacctttgcaggggaaccttacccatattacatgttaaaatttaagtgattaagtcttcttcctcctggcctTAGTCCCAGTCGCATCCTAACCACTCTGGGAGAGGAGCCCGGTGTATACCTaccctttgaccatggatcctgaattggatgagtcaggtttttgatttaatataacACAACTATTGATAGGATATGACATATCCCCAATAACAATATGTAGTTCTGCGGACCCGTACTGTACAGTACAGTCAATGTCTCACACTTGTCCTAATCGTCCAATATTTGACAACGGCGAGATTGCCGTGACTTATTTTAGGGAAACTCGAATGAAGTATTTAACAACCTGAAAGAAGAAATCACAAAAGTAGGtaacttattttactaatttattctCAGCATTCTAGGTTgttatgaaattataaattcgCCCAGAAATGTCTCTTTACTCAATGAAGATGTCTAATTAAGTACATTTACTTGtgaattttcaaaaacataGGTACACCTTTTTATAGGAAATTACTACTATATTAACTCTTAAGTCTCGCTTAATAATCAGtaatttattccttgaaaGGAACATCGgacaagtaaaatataataattgtcgtataaTTCATCTGcataattgaatttaataattaccccatgaataatacattttaattaaattactacGCACCGTCCTACAAAGTACCGgacgtttattttattttttgcaatggCAGCACTGCAATGTTCATGGAATAAGGCGCGACCACTAAAAATACGTTTGACTTTCTGCGCTCATTTTGGTCGGTCATTAGATTGTTTTTATAGCGTTTGTCTGTGGTTATGTGGCGGGCTCATGTTAGTATAACATGTATCTACTCGgaatttatcataaataattaCTGGTTTATAAGTTCTAGTGGTTACGGACGAGTTTCAAGTGTTCCATTGTCGCTTGCCGTTTGTCAGTTTTATTAAGAGGACGTTGCCACTGCTTTTTCCTAGTAacttttaagtacctacttaatgcttataaatatcaaattaaacactttaataaaattttaattaattacatacgtaacttttttttaattatatttaacggatcaccaaatctttcattgaagtatacttttttaataaacattttttacacGTTTTCAAATCACACAATCTCAAAGTAGTACCTTAGAGAATATTAAGCACAATAAATCCACGTCTGTCTGAACGTTTAATAGAATTTGGAGCAAACGTCGAGGGCCTCTAATAGCCGTCATTAACATTTAGTTATTTACAAGCACCCATTGTTTAAGTAGTTATAAAATCGATCAAAGATTTCCACCaatattaaagttaattttacaatatacatatttcctAGCTTTTtgccaaataattttaagatgaATGAAAAGTTTgtccacaataaaaaaaaacacgaaaacacaagtgttttgttttacctacaataccaataaaacaataatgagtttcaggaaataaaaaaaaataaagaaagtatataaaattttggaaCGAACACTCCTCCCGACTAAAAGATACTGGCTGTTTAAAAAATAGGATTAGGTTATTTAATTGTCTTTTCTACAAGGGCAACACAGTAAGCAATAAATTGTAAGCAAAGGCCACAGGTAGCAGCTGATCTTCATTTTCGAATATTTCACATACCTTGTCGCCATGTCGTCTTTATGGTAATTATCACtgtataaaagtttattcGAAACTCTTTAAGCAAAATGCTGGTTGTCATTCGACGGCTATTAAACAGCTTGAGAACCCTAATTTTCATGTCCAAGGGAGAAACACCCTTTCAATtgattacttataaaatgttatagcCTCTCATAAGACCTTCGCCCGAATTTGCAGAAGGTGAACACATGTCTCAATAAAACTacgttttcaaataaaacttaaagaaTTATACATTCTtgctctttatattttatttttttaattggtccaataaaatataaataaataaaataaataatacataggtacgttacactgattgagttagcctcaaattaaaaaaaaggtatccTCAATTCACAAGTACTATCAACACTTGTAATATTactaaagatatttataaatgtaaggTTGTCTTTAAAAATCACTGAACAAATAGCTACGTCCTCAATAATCTTGTACatctatacaaaataaatcactcgtaaaaatttcataaaaagcaGTATGTCAACATACAAAAGAAACACAACATAACTGTCAAAACACGCGGGcttttctaaattcaaaaatattgatacccaTTATATTTAACAACGTAGCCGcggtttaatgttttttttttttattgaagcaGTAATTGGACATGAGCTAATCTCGCATTTAAATAACGATTTTGAATTGATTGAAGCGATGTGTGAAATGAATAGGTATCTTTTTAATCGAGCACCTATCCCAAAGTAGCATgaactttgttttttgttatagGAATTTATTGTGAGAATGTATTGTGAAATAcctattacttttattaataaatgtcaCGAGACAATACAACATGTCATCTTATGTCATTAAAATAACTACCTCTATAGTAGTTTTTAAGGCCTGTCTGAAAATTTATGCCCTGCCTTTTTGTCTCGATATTCACAGGAATCttagtaaagattttttttataagaacagtagttcttatataaaaatctactACTTATagagaaagaaaatttttcGTAGTTCGATGGAACCGACCTTAtttgaaaacaattatttttttaaataactaaatttcaaaaactGAAAGATATCTTCCAAATACCACGCGCGAAACTTG from Amyelois transitella isolate CPQ chromosome 24, ilAmyTran1.1, whole genome shotgun sequence harbors:
- the LOC106135856 gene encoding transcription factor AP-2-epsilon isoform X1 — translated: MNLYMQCHREERLGGGGLGLGGGGFRSGAQPSLADFQPPYFPPPFAPAPHPASPHHQQQSHGMDYGGGGGGGAEYAQHYAPQQLLPRHHGHHEPHAHLRHHRDHHDAIHAHHLSHGGFSYGGGDRRADYGAREQHELALHHALHSTEEAPNSGMDDTSGFMTDLPLLKTMKGRDGLGGSGSCAPNDVFCSVPGRLSLLSSTSKYKVTVAEVQRRLSPPECLNASLLGGVLRRAKSKNGGRLLREKLEKIGLNLPAGRRKAANVTLLTSLVEAEAVHLARDFGYVCETEFPARALAEYLARQYAEHDARRRRDLLQATKQVTKELMDLLNQDRSPLCNTRPPHLLEPAIQRHLTHFSLISHGFGGPAIVAALTAIQNFLNESLKHLDKLYPQSGMVSSSMDKTKMDPDIKK